In Sphingobacterium sp. PCS056, the following proteins share a genomic window:
- a CDS encoding cupin-like domain-containing protein, translating into MKLKPVDSISGITPKEFVKDYLKKGQPVIIKDFISKESACWNKWSYDYFKKIAGQEQVDVYGREEDSQNHAASPPVGKMTLAEYLDKISAEPTELRLFLFNLLKIRPELKKDVTYNDVTGGKVIQWLPYLFFGGEGSSTRNHFDIDMSHVFISQFQGSKRIWLFPNDQSDLLYKLPYNFHSIANPKKSTEEEYPGLKYIEGYEAVINPGDTLYMPAGWWHYIQYDTEGYSISVRALANTFSEKLKGARNLFITRYFDDAMRKIFKKKWLDYKIEMAKKRAQRAIRKIK; encoded by the coding sequence GTGAAATTAAAACCAGTTGATAGTATCTCAGGAATAACTCCAAAAGAATTTGTGAAAGATTACTTAAAAAAAGGTCAGCCTGTAATTATTAAAGACTTTATAAGTAAGGAGAGTGCATGTTGGAATAAATGGAGTTACGATTATTTCAAGAAAATTGCGGGTCAAGAGCAAGTAGATGTATATGGACGTGAAGAAGATTCTCAAAATCATGCAGCGAGTCCTCCCGTTGGAAAAATGACTTTAGCTGAATACCTTGATAAAATAAGTGCAGAGCCGACTGAGTTGCGTTTATTCCTTTTTAATCTTCTTAAAATAAGGCCAGAACTTAAAAAGGATGTTACCTACAATGACGTTACCGGTGGTAAAGTGATACAATGGCTTCCCTACTTGTTTTTTGGAGGTGAGGGGTCATCAACTCGTAATCACTTTGATATTGACATGTCCCATGTATTTATATCACAATTTCAAGGCTCTAAGCGAATTTGGTTATTCCCAAATGATCAATCTGACTTATTATATAAATTGCCCTATAACTTTCATAGTATTGCCAATCCTAAAAAAAGTACTGAAGAAGAATATCCAGGATTGAAATATATTGAAGGTTATGAAGCTGTAATTAATCCAGGTGATACACTTTATATGCCAGCTGGATGGTGGCATTATATTCAATATGATACAGAAGGATACTCCATTTCTGTTCGAGCGCTGGCAAATACGTTCTCTGAAAAATTGAAAGGTGCACGTAATTTATTTATAACTCGTTACTTTGATGATGCGATGCGTAAAATATTTAAAAAGAAATGGCTAGATTATAAGATTGAGATGGCTAAAAAAAGAGCACAGCGAGCCATTAGAAAAATAAAATAA